The DNA region TAAGTTTAATATAAGATGAATGTTGAATCAATGCCTCTGTAATTCCACTAATCCTTTGATAATAAGATTCAGCTTTAACAACTTTGGTATTTTCTTCTCCAGTTGCAGCATCAATGCCTTTCACTACAAAATCAGCTCTATTCTCAGTCCTTTTACTTATACCATAGTAAAGGTTATAATAATCATCTGTATTTTGAATTACACCTCCTTGCCTAGTATCAAATTGAAATCCCCATGAGAATTGTTTATATCGAAAATTATTAATAATTCCTCCAGACCAATTAGCCATAGCAGATCCCAAATATCCATTTGCTTCAGTATATGGTAAACCGGATGCATCAACTAAAAGATTACCTTTCGAATCTCTTGCATAGACTGAACCATATTGCATTGCATATTTTTGTCCTTCAACTGCATAGGTAAAACCAATATTGGTACTAGTTAAACCACCTCCAATTTGTTTAACAATGGTTTTGGGATTACTATAATTAATAGTCACTTCCCAATTAAAATCTTTTGTTTTAATTGGAGTTCCCGTTAATAATAATTCCAATCCAGATGTTCTGATTTTAGCTGAATTAATAGTTGTACTAGAATAACCTGTTGAATTTGCAATTGCGATACCTTGCACCAAACCGTCACTCATATTTCTAACATAGTAAGAGGCTTCGATCCCCACTCTACTATTAAAAAATTTAGATTCAAAACCCACTTCAAATTCTCTCTGCAATTCATTTTTTAAAGTCGAATTACCTAATGCATCACTAGACAAAAATCCATTTTGACCACTATAAGGCCAAGTAATATTCGTTGAAGCTTGATAGAATGGAGTTATATTTGAATAAGCACTTACATTATCATTACCTACAGAGGCATAGGAAACTCTTACTTTACCGAAATTCATCACATTTTTAAAACTACCTTTTATCAAATCTGTGAAAACAAATCCCAATGCCGCTGACCCATAAGGATAGAATTGTTTTGCGGTAGACAAAACAGAGCTTCCATCATAACGTCCACTTAGGGATAAGATTAAGAATCTTTTGTAATCAAGTTCTCCTTGTGCATAAAATCCAATCTTTCTAGTCAATGTATTATATTCAGAATAGGTAATTGTTGAAGCATTTGCCATATTATAATAACCATTCGTAGTCAAGCCAGTACCTGTTGTTTGCATCTGATCATAATTTGTAGTTAATATATTATTTCCTACTAATCCCGAAATTTTAAAATCTTTAAAATCATGATTCATCTGAATAATAAAGTCTTGATTTATTTGACGGTTATTAGCATCTCTACTAACTAATCTACCATCCGCATAGCTTACATCTCCAATATTTACATGATAATTATATTTATCAGAGGATATATCTGCCCCAATTCTTTCTGTGATTGTCATCCATGGCAAGACATTATAGTTCATTGTTACCACCGGAATAAGTCGGCTAACGCCTGAAACGTTACCTACATTATCTAAAACCCAATATGGATTATCTCTACTATATCTATATAAACGTTGACTACCATCATCATTATAAATAGGGAAAAAATCATATGAAATAGGTGCACTATACAAGGTTGTCAAAGGACTTTGTAAGCCATATCCCTGATTCGCAAATCTATTTTTTGAATAAGAATAATTAATCGACGTAGTCAAAGATAACTTAGGTATAATCTCTGTTCTATATTTTAAGAAGAAATTGTTTTTAGTAAAACTAGTATTGGGAACCGTCCCTGTTTGATCCAAAAAAGAATAAGAAGCTACATAATCAGAAGTTGCATTACCTCCAGAAACGGATACTGTATTTGTATTGGTTTTACCAGTTTTAAAAAATTCTTTCAACGGATTATGAAATTGAACATTACTATTTTCTGCCTTTAAAGAATCTATATTTGGCCCCCATGACAAACTTGTTTTAGTATTCTCGCCATCAATATAAACCCCTCCATCCCCCTGTGCATAAGTCATCTGACGTGGTGGTAAAATTGCATGATCTTGAGAATAAATAGAGGAAACTGTTACAGTAGGTTTTCTATTTTTAGCTCCATTTTTTGTAGTAATAAGAACCACACCTCTTGCACCTGCAGAACCATATAAAGCCGTTGCAGCGGCGCCTTTTAAAACGTTGATATTTTCTATTATGCTTGGATCAATATCACTTAGTCCACTAGTACCAGCACCTCCATCTCCACCTCCATCTCGTTCACTATTATTAATAGGTACACCATCCAAAACAATTAATGCTTGGTTGTTTCCTAAAATAGAAGATATACCTCTAATTACAATGGACGTAGCGGCACCAGGGGCCCCAGAGGTACTATTAAGTTGAACACCAGCCACTTTTCCACTCATTGCATTTAAAACACTAGGTTCCTGTGTTTTTAGCAAATCAGAGCCCTTTATTTCTTGAGTACTATACGTTAGATTACGTTTTTCACGCCGTACTCCTAAAGCTGTAACTACAACTTCATCTAACTTATTAATTGAGTCATTACTTCTTCGCAATGAATCTAAATTTTTTATTGTATGCTGAGCTTTGATAAAAGTAGTCGGGATTACCAAAGACATACATACAATTGAGGGTAGTAGCCATTTTCTTGCCATATTCTCATGTTTTAGTAATCCAAATATCTTATCTAAATTCGAATATAACAGCTAGCATTTTAACTAAAACAGCTCATATTTTAACACATTAACAACTAATTCACATCAAATTCAACAATTGCATTTTTTATTATATTTGAGCTTGCAACCATTTGGATTTGTCCTTTATTCTTACCGCTTTTAATAATCACTTGTGCTTTACCACCAAACAAATGTCTTTGCCAAGCACCATCGACACATTTATCGGCTTCATGACTACTTGGATCACCATTACCGACACCTATAATTTGAGCATCAGTGCCATTTAAGGAAAATTGAATTAAATCATTCGCATTCGGCACTTCTAAACCTTCTTTATCAACAACAGAGACATTTACCACAACAGCATCTTCACCATCAGCCAAGAGTACTTTTTTGGAAGGAGATAATTTAATTTGATAAGGAACATCTGTAGTTTTGACTATAGAGGTAATTTCTTTTCCGTTTCTATGTCCAATAGCTTTTAATTCACCCGGCGTATATTTTACATTCCAAGTTAAATGCCCGTCTTTAGGCATCGTCTTTTTACCCAAACTTTGTCCATTTAAAAATAGTTCAACATCCTCTGCATTGGAATTTATCCAAACCAATTTTTCTTTTCCTTCATCACCTTTCCAATTCCAATGTGGTGCGATATTTAAAACATCTTTATTGGACCACCAAGCTTGATAATAATAGTAAACTGTTTTGGGGAAACCACACATATCCATTATACCAAAATGCGAATTAATATTGGGCCAACGATAAGGCGTAGGTTCGCCTCTATAGTCAAATCCTGTCCAAACAAAACCACCCATATACCATTTTCTTGCATCTGCCTGCGTCCACCAAGTTTCTGCTTTAGCCGCCCATGAAGGAAATGTTGAGTCATAGTCTGGAACATAACAATTTACTGTATCTTTTATAAAAACACCTCTAGTAGACACCATACTAGAAACCTCAGAACCGTAAACTGGCTGTTCTGGATGATCTTTGTGATAAGGATCGATACCTTCAAGATGATAATTAAATCCTCTAATTGGAATTACTTCATTAACTCCTTTATACACATTGCCCATATTGGCGGCGTAGGATATACCACGAGTCGTATCTAACGTCTTTATTAGATTAATTTGATTTTGCGCAATGCGTGTACCTATATTATTAGCTTGAGTCAGATATTCCTCATTTCCAATAGACCACATAAATACGCTTGCATGATTTCTATCTCTTTCTACAAGATCGGTGAGTTGCTTTGCATATTCGTTTCCACTTGTCAATAGTCTGGTTTCATCGAATACCAATATACCCAAACTATCACAGGCATCTAACAACTCTGGTGTGGGTGGATTATGTGTCGTGCGATACGCATTTGCACCCATTTCTTTCAATAGACCCACTCTATAGTATTGCAAATAATCTGGTAGTGCAACGCCCACACCTGCATGGTCTTGATGATTGCTCACACCCAACATTTTCACAGATTTACCATTTAGAAAAAAACCGTCTTTACTATCAAATTTGAATTCACGTATTCCAAATTTAACTTTCAAACGATCCAATTCTTTTCCATTTTTTGTAACTACAGTAACGGCTCTATATAAATATGGATTATCCAAATCCCACAATTCCACATTTTTCAAAGCAATAGATTGTTTAATCCTTCCGCTTTCGTCAATTGCCAATTGAATCGGTTGGACTTTAGAAGTTCCAATCACCTTACCCTCTCGATTAGTAATTTCGGTAAATACAGAGATATTTTGGTTTTCTAGACTCTTATTTTCTACTTTAGTTTCGGTATAAATTGTTGCATCTTTACCTTTTATCGCTGTATGTACATAGAAGCCATCTTTTTGCGCAATATGCACATCGTTATAGTTATTTAACCAGACATGACGATAAATACCCGCACCTTCATAAAACCAACCTTCATCTTGAGTCGCATCAGCACGTACAACTAGGGTATTTTTCTTTCCAAAACGGATAAAATCTGTAATATCATAGTACGCAGTCGTATAACCACTAAAATTACCTCCCACATAATAACCATTTATCCAAACTTTACTATCTCTATACACACCATCGAATTGGAGTATGTAACGACCACCAGAATCTTGTGCATTTAAAGTAAATGATTTACGGTACCATCCTATGGAATTTTCGGGAAATAAACCGCCTACAGGCTTGTAACCATGCGCATCTATATCATCATTTTTTATATACGTGAATGGCAATCCTACGACCCAATCATGTGGTAGATTGACAGAATCCCAGCCGGATTCATCCCATTTTTCAGAAATCGCAGTATTACTTGTTTCCCCTGACTTAGAAAATACATTACCAATTCCATAGTTAAAATCACGATTTGGATCTGAAGCATTTCCTAAATGAAATTTCCATCCAAAATCAAAATTTATATGCTTTCTTTCTGTTTGCGCATTGCTTGTTTGAGTGAAAATGGTTCCAGATATTAATAATGCAAGCAAATATTTATGATACATAATTCTATTTATTTATTTTAATGTAGAAAATTTCCAATCTGAGTTCCAATCGATGGATATCATATCCTTTTCAAATGTGATTGGTAACCATTGATACCGGCTATCTTTTAAATTTTTCGGATTCCACTTATCTCCTACATAGATCCAATGAGGTTGTTTACCTTTTTGATATTTGAATGCAAAAGCGGGTTGTCCGAAAAATGAAATATCCGCATTTGGACCATGAAATGGATTATACAATTCTTTATAGGGGCCAAATATGGTAGAGGCAGAATAAACATTGCCTTTATTTGGTCTCCAACCTGTGCAAGCGCTGGTTAATAGATAATAAGTATTATTTTCTTTGATCATAACAGGAGCTTCACGCTGTTGACTAAAAAGCATCGTATCTTCTTTAGTAACATCCAAATAATCCTGTGTTAATTTAACAATGCGCATATCATAGTTTTCATTAGAACTATAAATATGATAGGCAGTACCATCATCATCTACAAAAAGATTCATATCCCGCGACATATTACCATTAGGTCGAAAACTTTTTTTATAAATATATGGCCCAGTAATAGATTTACTTGTTGCAATGCCTGCGCGTGCAGCAGCATAACCTTTATCTTTTAACTCCAAATGAAACCACATCACATACATTTTAGTTTTAGCATTATAGATTACTTTGGGACGCTCCATAATACAACCCGTTTCAATATCTGAACCAATAGTTGAAGACGTTCCTAAAGCTAATTTTTCAAACTTCCAATTATATAAATCTTTGGATGAATACACATTGACTCCTCCTGAGTGCGCGGCACCACGTTTCTCTCCAAACCAATAGTATTTACCATTTGCAAATAACAAATCACCTCCATGAGCATTAATCGTATCTCCATTATTATCTAACCAAATACGATCAGGTTTGATGTTATCATATTGCACTTTTTGAGCTATGCCATTAAGTGAAATATTATTCAGTATTATTGTGAAAATTAAAATTGAAATATATTTCGTATTCATTTAATTATTTTTTTATTACGATTGTGTAGATACTTCTCGGTTGTAGTTGCAACTCTGACGTATTAGTAGAAATGGATTGTTTGGATAAATTATGTTGTTCGTTTGTAAGATAGACAGTCATCGAACTATATTTTTTCAGGTTGGTAATGTTTGGATGGATATTTTTTTCTTCATTGGAATAATTTATCAGCACAACTACAATCTGTTTATTATCCTCAAATGCGGAAACCATTAAGTCTTTTGCCTGTTGTACTTCATTTAATCCATTATTTACAACAGCTTTAATTCTGTGCATATTGGGTAATATAAAATGACTATAATTACCTAAAGCCCACAACATTTTCGTAGGAATAACTTTTCCTGACACAAATGTAGAATCGGAGGATTGCAATGCTAATAGGAAATAGCGCGTATCGAAATCTGGATTCCCAGGCTCGACACTATTCCAAAATTGCCAAGCCTTTGCATTGCCATACACAAAATCATCATGTATTACTTTACTCAAAAACAAAGCACAATCCATAGCGGACACTTTTCCCTTTTTGCCCTCTTTGTAATTATCTCCCAACATGGAGTATTCCGTTTGCCAATAAGAAGTACCATATTTTTCCGCTGTATCACGGACATTTTTTCGTATTGCAATTCTAGTGGAGTCATCTCCGTCTGTATAATAACTATGACCAGCAGCAGCATTTAAAACATGAGAATATTTTGATACATCTAAAGAACTATTTCTATTAAAAAGCATTTGAACCTGTTCACCTGCTCGTCCTTTTTTCGAATACAGATATTCTAAATGTCCAGCTTCGGGTGTTATAATTTTCGAATTTATTTTATTTTTAACTAATGCACTATCTAAGGCCTTTACAATTTTAGAAATTTCATAGTTGGTCCATGGAGAACCTTCCTGACTATTGTTATACCAATCCCATTGCGGTTCATTGACAGGACTGATATAATTAAAATGAATTTTTTCTTTAGCAAAATGAGATAGTATATTGGCTAGAAATTGTGCATAATTGCCATATTCATTTGTTTTTAAATTGGAGGTATAATCCTTTATTGTTTTAAAACCGAGTCCATTGGTGGTCATAAATACGGGTTGCGTATTAGAAAATGCTATCAAATCTTTTACGCCATACGCTTTAGCTTTTTTGACAAACCATAAATAGCCAATTTGTTTGTTCCAATCATAGTGACCATTTGAATCTAAAAAACATTCAACTCTTTTTCTAAAATCTTTAATGCGACTTGAATCACCTAATTCTGTAGTACCACCTCCAATATTAAAGCGAAAAGACGACAACCCAATACCTTCGGGGTTGCCGTCTTTATCCATTTTTTTACTAAATAACCAGCGAGCCATATTTTCTCGCTGCTCCTCACTCCAATATTTTCCAATAAACTCTGTAAACCATGCCGATGATGCTCCTATATTATCTATTCTTTGAAAAGATATTTTTGAATCTATTTCTATCGAAATAGAGGAATTGCTTTGGGCATGTGTTATATGAATTCCTAAAAATAAAAATAGTGATAGTGTAGTCTTAAACATAAAAGCTATTTTTTACACCGTCAAATATCCCCATTAAAAGTGTAAAAAACAATATCTTCTATGCAAATCTTTCCACATCGAACGCAGACAAGTCCACACTAGTAGATTCGCGTTGCAAAAGTTCTTTCACTAACAATCCTGTTGCGGATCCCAAACTAATACCTAATTGGGAATGCCCAGTAGCGACTACAAGATTCTCCCATTTTTTAGTTTTACCAATATAAGGCATTCCATCACCAGAAGTCGGGCGGAACCCATACCAAATCTTATCCTTTACATCATCCAATTTTATATTTATTTGAGGGAAAAAATCATGTACAGCCTTCAGAATGCCTTCCACTCTATTTAGTCTCGGAGGCGTATCAACAGAAGTAATTTCCATGGTACCTCCAAATCTTATTTTATCCCCATCCATAGGCGTAAAAGCACAACGTCCTTCTACCAATATACCAGGATGTTGGATATTCATCTGACTATTGGAAACGGGTAGCGTTATTGAATATCCTCGGCCACCAACCAATGGCATTTTTAAGTTCAAATCTTTATTAAATGAGGCGGACCAAGATCCTGCAGCTAAAACGAATGCATCAGCAGACATTTTACCTTTTGTCGTTTCAATCTCAGTAATATGCCCTTGCTTACCATGTAACCCAAGCACTTCAGTATGGGACAATAGTTGCACCCCTTTATTTTTCAAATATTCTATCAAATGCGCCATTAATTTTTGAGGATACAAATGACCATCACATCTATAGTGAATTGCACCAATGGCATCCACTTCGGTATTGGGTTCTAAACGATCCAAACCAGCTTTATCTTCTAGAACGACATCCAAACCTAATTTTTGCCCAAATGCAACGGTCTCTGCACATTCATGTTTTGCCGCTGCTGTTTTGAATATTTCAATCATTCCTTTGTCATCATAAGCAAAGTCAAAATCTTTTTGCCAAACTTTTTCGTATTCATGCTTCGCTAACAAACCAATATCTCTCAAGGGAATGCCATGTTTTTCAATATTTTCATGTTTGGCACTTTTCAAAAATGCCAATCCCCATTGAATCAAATCCTTATTTAATCTTGGCTGTATATAAAACGGACTTTTAGAATCAAACATCCACTTAATCCCTTGTTTTACTACACCGGGAGTGGCTAATTGGATATAGTGACTAGGACATACAAAACCCGCATTACCGTAAGAACAATTATCCAAATAATCATTCTTTTCTACAACTGTAACATCCCATCCAGCTTCAACTAAATATTTGGCGGAGGACAAACCGATAATTCCACCGCCTATAATAATTACTTTACTCATTATATTAAAATCTTTAAATTGCTATTTTGATTTTATAGTTCTAATTTCAAATGCTCGACCTGCAGTATAACCATGATTAGCTAATAATGAAATTTTCACTTGGGATTTTCCTTTCGTCAATTCAACTGGAATTAAATATTCTTTATCGTAAAATTTATCCTCTTGAAAATCTCCTTTGGTAGTTTCTGTAAGTAAAAGTTTTCCATCCACAACGATATCAAATTTTCTATTTTTATCCGCACCGATATAGTTAATTAACAAACTATTCGTCGAATTAGGATCAACCTTCATTGTAAAGTTTAAAGATCCACTAGCACGCGCTTCTCTACCATGCTTTCCAAATGCTTCACTTACATAACTATTTCCTGTAGATGTAAAATTATGATCACGTTCTGGTTGCATCTCTCCTATTCTAAATAGATCTATAGTACGTAGTTCGATTTCCTTTTCATGTTCCTTTTCCTTGATATATTCCGCTTTTCTCACAGACCATTCTTCATTGGTAAATTTATCCCAATACACATTGTAGTGACCTTGATCAGAGGCGTAGAATGGTTTTATAGAAACCTGAATCGGTTGTGCTGCATCTGTAGTTTTGAATAAAAGATTATGAATATCTGTAGATTTCACCCAATTATTTACATTATTATTTTCGGAAAGAATTACGGGCACGCCTTCTACTGGATCTGGATTTTTCGCACCCAATTGTCCCGCTAACAAAACTGGTCCATAGTAAAATGCTAATCTTTTCGAATTATCATTCATACTTTCTGCATATAATTTCTTTGGAATACTATAGGTAATTTTATCCCCTAATTTCCACTTGCGATGAATATCAAAATAGCCATCAGTACCTATGCTAGAATTATATTTTTTACCATTTACATAAATAGTAACTGCATCATTTTCTACCCAAGATGGTTTACGTAATTTGATCGTAAATTCGGTAGCTTTCTTTGGCGAAACTGCAATTTCTATTTTATCTGAATGCAAAATATTAGATTGAATTTGAATCGTTGCATTTTTTTCTTTCCATTTCAACTCAGAAGGAAGGAATAAATTAACATACAAACTCTTCGCATCAGGTGATTGAAAGTAAATAGCTTGGTTATATTTTGTATGATTTTCCATACCTGTACCTACACAACAGGTGAACGTATTAAATTGATCACTATATTCTTTTTGTCCGCCCATACGTAGTGGAACAAAATAACAGAACATACCGTCACTATCATTCTGAGAACCTAAAATGCCATTCACCAATGCACGTTCATAATAGTCAGCATAATTAACATTAGGATTCCAACTAAAAATCGCCGCAGTCAATTTTTCCATGTTATAAGTAGCGCAAGTCTCACTATTATCATCACTTAATCTCGTACTTAATTTGTCTTCATCTCCAAAATATTCATAGTTACCATTTCCGCCATTGGCATATGTATGATGATTCACTATAGTTCTTTGCATGTATTGCGCAATAATACTATCACGAGAAAGACCTCCGTAAATATATTGATCAGCGGAACCCAATCCTTTTGGAATATTGGTATTAGAGTGTTTATTTTGAATAGCATCTTTCCTTTCTGACAAAGGAATCATGACAAAATCATCAATCCAACGGTAGGATTGTTTTAGATATTTTTGTTCACCAGTTATAGCATAAATCATTGCTAAGACATCATTCATTCCTCCAAATTCGCAACGCATCATTTTTTGCATTAAGGAATCATCCAAATGGGTAATCAAACCATCTGACCAGTCTGCCATACCCTTCACCACCGTTAATGCCTCTTTATTTCCACCATAAATATAAGCATCAACTAAACCAGCCATAACTTTGTGTACCGTATACCAAGGAGACCAACCGCCATTTAAATCAAAACCGCCAGAATGAACGATACCTTTTCTAACTAGGCCAAAAATACTATCCTCTTTAGGAATCGCACCGACATAACCAGTACCTCTTTTTGTTTGGCATTTTGCCAATTCCCCTGTTATGTAGTCAATCCTTGTTTTCAATTGCGGGTCTTTGGTAGACGCATACAACATACTGATTGCAGAAAGATAATGCCCCAAACTATGACCAGACAAGCCATCACTTTCCCAGCCACCATAGGCATCGCCTTTTGTTGGTAAGCCTGCATTGATATAGAATCTCGCCAACAATCTATTAGGGTCCAATAATAAAAGATATGTGGAATCTAATTGTCTAGCTTTATAAAATTCTGAACCAGGAAGTAATTTCACGTCAGATAAGTCAAACCCATAAGCCTTGATATTCGCTACAGGTTTGACTTTAAATCTTGCATCATTTCGTTGTGGAATATAAGATTGCGCTTGTATGCCACAATACACAAAAGAAGAACATATTAAACTTAATAGTATTTTTTTCATTCTTATACTTTTTGTAAACTTTCATTTGATAGTTTCTTTTTATTCAAATAACTATAAATAGGAAGTCCCAGTAAAACAATAAATAAGCCCGGCCAAGTAAATTTTGGTTTATATATAAATAGGGAAATAGAAATCACCGAAGCGACTATAATATAAATAATTGGCAAAACTGGATACCCTATTGCTTTATAAGGTCGAGCTAAATTGGGTTGTGTCTTTCTCAACTTAAAAATACCCGAAATCGTTATAATATAAAATAGCAACACTACAAAAATTACATAATCAAGCAAATCTCCATAATGACCACTCAAACATAAAATAGAAGCCCAAAAACATTGAATCCATAAGCCATTTGCAGGAACCGAATTTTTATTTAAAACTCCTGCTTTTTTCAAAAATAAACCATCATGTGCCATCGTATGATAAACGCGAGCTCCCGTAATTATCAAACCATTCACACATCCAAATGTGGAAATCATGATCAATATTGCCATAATTCGCGTTCCTGTTAGTCCAAACAATCTCGAACTCGCATCTATCGCAATTCGATCATTTTTTGCAAAAGCAATTTCTTTTAATGGCAATGCGGATAAATAAACAAAATTGACTAACAAATAAAGCGCTGTAACTATAATCGTTCCCAACACTAAACTTAAGCCAATATTTCGTTCTGGTTTTTTAACTTCTCCAGCAATAAAAGCAATCGTATGCCAACTATCCGAACTAAACAAACTACCCACCATAGCAGCTGCAAAAGCACCAAATACCGCAAAACCAGAATAGTTACTAAACCCATCGAGCGACAATTTTCTAAACGAAAAGGCATTTTGCCAATTCTGATGCCATACATTTCCATTTGCACCAAAATAAAAGCCGAAACCGATTAAACCAATAAGCGAACACAATTTTGCAATTGTAACAACGGTCTGAATGTTTTTTCCATGATTCACGCCAAGCGTATTGATGGCAGTCAATCCTATAATCAAAACAATAGTCAATATTTGCGCAGCGGAAATTGTAAAACTAGAAAATTGTAGCAAAATATGATCTTCACCTAAAGAGGGAAATAAATAAGCGGCAAATTTGGAAAATGCAACACCCACGGCCGCAATAGTCCCAGTTTGAATAACGGAAAAGAAACTCCAACCGTATAAGAATCCCATTTTTTTACCAAATGCTTCTCTTATATAAGTGTACTGCCCACCCGCTTTGGGAAACATACCGCTTAATTCACCATAACTCAATGCACCTATTATAGTCACTAAACCAGTCAAACACCACAATAGTATCAACCAACCCGAAGAGCCCACATTTCTAATCATATCCGCGCTAACTATAAATATCCCAGAGCCTATCATAGCTCCAGCCACAAACATAGTCGCATCTAACAAACTTACATTTCGTTTATAATCATTTTCATCTGTCATAGTCCATCATTTTCAAAAAATAGCACAGTTGCAGTAGTAGTAATCAAGAGAAAAGCTTTTCTGTCTTATAAAACAGAAAAGCCCAATGCATACGGATCGTCCTCGGGATCAATCGTAATCGTATTATATCCATAGACGCGAGCCCAACCTTCAATACCAGGACGTACAGCAGGCATACCGCCAACGGTCGTCTCCTCTTCTATCGTACCGATAAATTTCGATCCGATAATACTTTCGTGTATAAATTTATCGCCTTTTTTCAATAAACCTTTTGCGTACCATTGTGCAATTCTTGCAGAGGTTCCTGTACCGCAAGGACTACGATCTATCGCTTTATCACCATAAAATACGGCATTTCTCGCTGTAGACGTTGGATCTAAAACTGCTCCCGTCCATTCAATATGATGTACAGAATTGATAGTCGGATCTTCTGGATGAACAAATGTATACTGAGCATTAATCCTGTCACGAATTACTCTCGCCCATGCGATTAATTTCTCCACAGAATAATGTTCCAATCCTTTGAAATTATCTTGTACATCTACGATAGCGTAGAAATTACCACCGTAGGAAACATCAAATTTTAATTCCCCTAAATCTGGACATTCTACCGTCAAATCCGTCGCAGCAAGAAAGGATGGAACGTTGGTCAATTTGACACTTTTGACCTTATTTCCTTCTTGTTTGTATTCGATATTTACATATCCAGCAGGCGCTTCCATACGAACGATACCCGGTGTTTTGGGAACGATCAAACCTTCTTCAATGCCCGCAGTAATCGTACCGATCGTACCATGACCACACATCGCTAAAC from Rhizosphaericola mali includes:
- a CDS encoding glycoside hydrolase family 43 protein, with product MNTKYISILIFTIILNNISLNGIAQKVQYDNIKPDRIWLDNNGDTINAHGGDLLFANGKYYWFGEKRGAAHSGGVNVYSSKDLYNWKFEKLALGTSSTIGSDIETGCIMERPKVIYNAKTKMYVMWFHLELKDKGYAAARAGIATSKSITGPYIYKKSFRPNGNMSRDMNLFVDDDGTAYHIYSSNENYDMRIVKLTQDYLDVTKEDTMLFSQQREAPVMIKENNTYYLLTSACTGWRPNKGNVYSASTIFGPYKELYNPFHGPNADISFFGQPAFAFKYQKGKQPHWIYVGDKWNPKNLKDSRYQWLPITFEKDMISIDWNSDWKFSTLK
- a CDS encoding SusC/RagA family TonB-linked outer membrane protein, coding for MARKWLLPSIVCMSLVIPTTFIKAQHTIKNLDSLRRSNDSINKLDEVVVTALGVRREKRNLTYSTQEIKGSDLLKTQEPSVLNAMSGKVAGVQLNSTSGAPGAATSIVIRGISSILGNNQALIVLDGVPINNSERDGGGDGGAGTSGLSDIDPSIIENINVLKGAAATALYGSAGARGVVLITTKNGAKNRKPTVTVSSIYSQDHAILPPRQMTYAQGDGGVYIDGENTKTSLSWGPNIDSLKAENSNVQFHNPLKEFFKTGKTNTNTVSVSGGNATSDYVASYSFLDQTGTVPNTSFTKNNFFLKYRTEIIPKLSLTTSINYSYSKNRFANQGYGLQSPLTTLYSAPISYDFFPIYNDDGSQRLYRYSRDNPYWVLDNVGNVSGVSRLIPVVTMNYNVLPWMTITERIGADISSDKYNYHVNIGDVSYADGRLVSRDANNRQINQDFIIQMNHDFKDFKISGLVGNNILTTNYDQMQTTGTGLTTNGYYNMANASTITYSEYNTLTRKIGFYAQGELDYKRFLILSLSGRYDGSSVLSTAKQFYPYGSAALGFVFTDLIKGSFKNVMNFGKVRVSYASVGNDNVSAYSNITPFYQASTNITWPYSGQNGFLSSDALGNSTLKNELQREFEVGFESKFFNSRVGIEASYYVRNMSDGLVQGIAIANSTGYSSTTINSAKIRTSGLELLLTGTPIKTKDFNWEVTINYSNPKTIVKQIGGGLTSTNIGFTYAVEGQKYAMQYGSVYARDSKGNLLVDASGLPYTEANGYLGSAMANWSGGIINNFRYKQFSWGFQFDTRQGGVIQNTDDYYNLYYGISKRTENRADFVVKGIDAATGEENTKVVKAESYYQRISGITEALIQHSSYIKLRNVNINYTLNNSIFKKSPFKEATITLTGRNLWIWHNSDFTGSDPESNNTFGTGNGSIGVYTFGTPTNRSYSVALKLLF
- the galA gene encoding beta-galactosidase GalA, with translation MYHKYLLALLISGTIFTQTSNAQTERKHINFDFGWKFHLGNASDPNRDFNYGIGNVFSKSGETSNTAISEKWDESGWDSVNLPHDWVVGLPFTYIKNDDIDAHGYKPVGGLFPENSIGWYRKSFTLNAQDSGGRYILQFDGVYRDSKVWINGYYVGGNFSGYTTAYYDITDFIRFGKKNTLVVRADATQDEGWFYEGAGIYRHVWLNNYNDVHIAQKDGFYVHTAIKGKDATIYTETKVENKSLENQNISVFTEITNREGKVIGTSKVQPIQLAIDESGRIKQSIALKNVELWDLDNPYLYRAVTVVTKNGKELDRLKVKFGIREFKFDSKDGFFLNGKSVKMLGVSNHQDHAGVGVALPDYLQYYRVGLLKEMGANAYRTTHNPPTPELLDACDSLGILVFDETRLLTSGNEYAKQLTDLVERDRNHASVFMWSIGNEEYLTQANNIGTRIAQNQINLIKTLDTTRGISYAANMGNVYKGVNEVIPIRGFNYHLEGIDPYHKDHPEQPVYGSEVSSMVSTRGVFIKDTVNCYVPDYDSTFPSWAAKAETWWTQADARKWYMGGFVWTGFDYRGEPTPYRWPNINSHFGIMDMCGFPKTVYYYYQAWWSNKDVLNIAPHWNWKGDEGKEKLVWINSNAEDVELFLNGQSLGKKTMPKDGHLTWNVKYTPGELKAIGHRNGKEITSIVKTTDVPYQIKLSPSKKVLLADGEDAVVVNVSVVDKEGLEVPNANDLIQFSLNGTDAQIIGVGNGDPSSHEADKCVDGAWQRHLFGGKAQVIIKSGKNKGQIQMVASSNIIKNAIVEFDVN